A window of the Budorcas taxicolor isolate Tak-1 chromosome 8, Takin1.1, whole genome shotgun sequence genome harbors these coding sequences:
- the SCRG1 gene encoding scrapie-responsive protein 1, whose amino-acid sequence MKFTVLAVAVGLTLLLGVQAMPANRLSCYRKILKDRNCHSLPEGVADLTKIDVNVQDHFWDGKGCEMICYCNFSELLCCPKDVFFGPKISFVIPCNNN is encoded by the exons ATGAAATTTACAGTACTTGCTGTCGCCGTTGGACTAACTTTGCTGCTAGGAGTCCAAGCCATGCCTGCAAACCGCCTTTCCTGCTAcagaaaaatactaaaagatCGCAACTGTCACAGTCTTCCAGAAGGAGTAGCTGACCTGACAAAGATTGATGTCAATGTCCAGGATCACTTCTGGGATGGGAAGGGATGTGAGATGATCTGTTACTGCAACTTCAGCGAACTGCTCTGCTGCCCAAA AGATGTCTTCTTTGGACCAAAGATCTCTTTTGTGATTCCTTGCAACAATAACTGA